From a single Nakaseomyces glabratus chromosome H, complete sequence genomic region:
- the TMA23 gene encoding Tma23p (CAGL0H02189g~Ortholog(s) have role in ribosomal small subunit biogenesis and nucleolus, ribosome localization), with protein sequence MDGKSYLKSYGWQEGEGLRKGSLKKPILVKHKRDKKGLGGAVGHNDGEAWWERLFDGQLKNLDVSTDSNSDGEIVFKQNSVVASGVPKSSSPLYQWFVKGTGLKGTIDEKPDLKESKTVTVVSDSFKVSKKRKYDEDYKVSKKHKKDKKAKKDKKAKKDKKAKKDKKDKKDKKDKKDKKDKKDKKDKKAKSKSKGGN encoded by the coding sequence ATGGATGGTAAGAGTTACTTAAAGTCATATGGATGGCAAGAAGGTGAGGGCCTTCGGAAAGGATCATTAAAGAAACCGATATTGGTGAAGCATAAGAGGGACAAGAAGGGTCTCGGGGGTGCTGTTGGGCACAATGACGGTGAGGCATGGTGGGAGCGTTTATTTGATGGTCAGTTGAAGAATTTAGATGTTTCAACGGACTCTAACTCTGATGGTGAGATTGTGTTTAAGCAGAATTCAGTAGTTGCATCAGGGGTACCGAAAAGTAGCTCACCGCTCTATCAATGGTTTGTAAAGGGTACTGGACTTAAAGGAACCATAGATGAAAAGCCGGACTTGAAGGAGAGCAAGACTGTAACGGTGGTATCTGATTCATTCAAGgtatcaaagaaaagaaaatacgATGAAGATTACAAGGTAAGTAAGAAACATAAAAAGGATAAGAAAGCTaagaaagacaagaaagctaagaaagacaagaaagctaagaaagacaagaaagacaagaaagacaagaaagacaagaaagacaagaaagacaagaaagacaagaaagacaagaaGGCCAAAAGCAAGAGCAAAGGTGGGAATTAA
- the PRP24 gene encoding U6 snRNP complex subunit PRP24 (CAGL0H02211g~Ortholog(s) have U6 snRNA binding activity, role in spliceosomal complex assembly, spliceosomal tri-snRNP complex assembly and U6 snRNP localization), producing the protein MGTQHGNHSGPKRSPKRIRERCTVLVENVPKSYNQGKIKKFFKDCGDVLQVNSYESWREGNRCQMARVEFADEDGARSALTRTLRNMGSNTIEVNELKDSTVWMTNYPPTFQQRDIRNIFKDHKIVALNVRLPSLRFNSNRRFAYVDLPNMESLDKAIQLLNGKDINGYKLVVKKSNPENRDKRSDAPVLERREIIIRNLPKTMLVKDTLLDIFKKYGAIDDLRIPKKQLEMLSDLNHGCAFVVYTNPEDAKSALEMNNHVIDDIKISVNLSDSHAYLERKEVNRIINSKHTEKYAAIYPISDKTSKEQIRNFINDKNAVLVEELKNIYLVTDYKAVFLKFERESTAAKAMLQLNNSTFDRKTIKCTTIRELMNFSSVNTN; encoded by the coding sequence ATGGGAACTCAACATGGAAATCATAGTGGTCCCAAGAGGTCGCCGAAGAGAATAAGGGAAAGGTGTACGGTTTTAGTAGAGAATGTTCCCAAGAGTTATAACCAAGGTAAGATAAAGAAGTTCTTCAAGGATTGTGGTGATGTATTGCAGGTCAATAGCTATGAATCCTGGAGAGAAGGCAACCGTTGCCAAATGGCTCGAGTTGAGTTTGCCGACGAGGATGGGGCACGCAGTGCATTGACTAGGACGTTAAGAAACATGGGTAGTAACACTATAGAAGTAAATGAACTGAAGGACTCCACTGTCTGGATGACCAATTATCCACCAACTTTCCAACAAAGAGATATTAGGAATATATTCAAGGACCATAAAATTGTTGCGTTAAACGTACGGTTGCCTTCACTAAGATTTAATTCTAACAGAAGATTTGCATATGTAGATTTGCCAAATATGGAAAGCCTGGACAAGGCAATTCAACTATTAAATGGCAAGGATATTAATGGATATAAATTGGTGGTAAAGAAGTCAAATCCCGAGAATAGGGACAAGAGGTCCGATGCACCAGTCCttgaaagaagagagaTAATAATACGGAATCTTCCTAAAACAATGCTTGTAAAAGATACTCTTCTggatatttttaaaaaatatggaGCTATTGATGATTTACGAATTCCAAAAAAGCAGCTTGAAATGCTCTCAGATCTAAACCATGGTTGCGCTTTTGTTGTATACACAAATCCCGAGGACGCTAAATCTGCATTGGAAATGAACAATCatgttattgatgatataaaaatatctgTTAACCTATCTGATTCTCATGCGTACCTTGAGAGAAAGGAGGTGAATCGAATCATAAATAGTAAGCACACTGAAAAATATGCTGCCATTTATCCTATATCGGACAAAACTTCTAAGGAACAAATAAGAAATTTTATAAACGATAAAAATGCTGTTTTAGTTGAAGAACTAAAGAATATTTATCTTGTTACTGATTACAAAGCGGTGTTCCtgaaatttgaaagagagTCTACAGCGGCTAAAGCTATGCTTCAGTTAAACAATAGCACATTTGATAGGAAAACAATTAAATGTACGACCATCAGAGAGTTGATGAATTTTAGTTCAGTAAATACCAACTAA
- the PPA2 gene encoding inorganic diphosphatase PPA2 (CAGL0H02233g~Ortholog(s) have inorganic diphosphatase activity, role in aerobic respiration and mitochondrion localization), which translates to MQCYKMAFKKLALINQCRRAYGSIRQGSKYSTTYRQYLKLEDGSVGSYFHDVPIGIQKDKCYVNMVVEVPRWSSGKFEISKELKLNPITQDVKKGKVRFVNNIFPYHGYIHNYGAIPQTWENVTSSSSLPGVKEPLFGDNDPLDCCDIGSTVLKMGDIKTVKVLGSLALVDDGELDWKIMVINTEDPMHEKINNLADVEKYCPGLLDATRYWFKNYKVPTGKPVNEFAFNGEFQDYDKTMKTIEQCHQEWKGLVAGKISASPNILLPTTERKGTSISVKDDRLPDTPVPDHVNKWYYV; encoded by the coding sequence ATGCAATGCTACAAAATGgctttcaaaaaattgGCTCTCATAAATCAATGCCGAAGAGCCTATGGTAGCATTAGACAAGGTTCTAAGTATTCTACCACATACAGACAGTACCTGAAACTAGAGGATGGGAGTGTCGGTTCGTATTTCCATGATGTACCCATTGGAATACAAAAGGACAAGTGCTATGTAAATATGGTTGTTGAGGTTCCCAGGTGGAGTAGTGGTAAGTTTGAAATATCCAAAGAATTAAAGCTGAATCCGATTACACAAGATGTTAAGAAGGGAAAAGTCAGAtttgtaaataatatattcccATACCACGGATACATCCATAATTATGGTGCAATTCCTCAAACTTGGGAAAATGttacttcttcatcttcattacCTGGAGTCAAAGAGCCCTTATTTGGTGACAATGATCCATTGGACTGTTGCGATATTGGGTCGACGGTGCTTAAGATGGGAGATATAAAAACGGTAAAAGTACTTGGATCTCTTGCACTGGTAGACGACGGTGAACTAGATTGGAAAATCATGGTCATAAATACAGAGGATCCTATGCATGAGAAAATTAACAATCTGGCGGATGTAGAGAAATATTGTCCTGGATTGTTGGATGCCACAAGGTATTGGTTTAAGAATTATAAAGTTCCTACAGGTAAGCCAGTAAATGAATTTGCTTTCAATGGTGAGTTTCAAGATTATGACAAGACAATGAAGACAATTGAACAATGTCATCAGGAATGGAAAGGATTGGTTGCTGGAAAGATATCGGCATCCCCTAACATTTTACTTCCCACAACAGAAAGGAAAGGTACATCAATCTCAGTAAAAGATGACCGTTTGCCAGATACTCCTGTTCCAGATCATGTAAATAAATGGTACTATGTTTGA